One window from the genome of Dermochelys coriacea isolate rDerCor1 chromosome 19, rDerCor1.pri.v4, whole genome shotgun sequence encodes:
- the PITHD1 gene encoding PITH domain-containing protein 1 has product MAHGHGHGPGGGCCGGAEREEPPERRGLAWGLYLRIDRERLQCLNERREGSGALVFRAWEERADRSQFVESDDEVELLFNIPFTGNVKLKGIIVMGEDDDTHPSEMRLFKNIPHMSFDDTAREPDQMFSLNRDLTGELEYPTKIARFSNVYHLSIHISKNFGAETTKIFYIGLKGEWTEAYRHEVTICNYEASANPADHKIDQIVPETHFIS; this is encoded by the exons ATGGCGCACGGGCACGGGCACGGCCCGGGCGGCGGCTGCTGCGGCGGGGCCGAGCGCGAGGAGCCCCCTGAGCGCCGCGGCCTGGCCTGGGGCCTCTACCTGCGCATCGACCGCGAGCGGCTCCAGTGCCTCAACGAGCGGCGGGAGGGCAGCGGGGCGCTGGTGTTCCGGGCTTGGGAGGAGCGAGCGGACCGCAGCCAG TTTGTCGAAAGTGATGATGAAGTCGAACTTCTGTTCAATATCCC GTTTACAGGCAACGTGAAGCTAAAAGGGATAATTGTGATGGGAGAGGATGATGATACACACCCATCAGAGATGAGACT GTTCAAGAACATTCCTCACATGTCATTTGATGACACAGCCAGAGAACCAGATCAGATGTTCAGTCTGAATCGAGATCTAACAGGAGAACTGGAGTATCCGACAAA aaTTGCTCGTTTCTCAAATGTTTACCATCTCTCCATCCACATTTCCAAAAATTTTGGAGCTGAGACAACAAAGATCTTTTATATAGGCCTGAAGGGAGAGTGGACCGAG GCTTACCGACATGAAGTGACTATCTGCAACTATGAAGCATCAGCAAACCCAGCAGACCACAAAATTGATCAAATCGTGCCGGAGACCCACTTCATTTCCTAA